A window of Cohnella herbarum contains these coding sequences:
- the fabZ gene encoding 3-hydroxyacyl-ACP dehydratase FabZ has protein sequence MLDIVQIQELIPHRPPFLLIDRILELEPGKRAVGLKNVTMNEPFFVGHFPGYPVMPGVLIVEALAQVGTVAMLALEENRGKLGFFAGIDEFRFRGQVKPGDTLTLELEVTRLKGPIGKGRGTARVGDVVVAEGELMFALSDPSKS, from the coding sequence ATGTTAGATATCGTGCAAATTCAGGAATTGATTCCGCACCGCCCGCCGTTCTTGCTCATCGATCGCATACTGGAACTCGAGCCGGGGAAACGTGCTGTAGGACTCAAAAACGTAACGATGAACGAGCCGTTCTTCGTCGGACATTTTCCGGGATACCCGGTTATGCCTGGCGTACTGATCGTTGAAGCGTTAGCGCAAGTCGGCACGGTCGCTATGCTGGCGTTAGAAGAAAATAGAGGCAAGCTCGGTTTCTTCGCGGGCATCGACGAATTCAGATTTCGCGGACAAGTGAAACCGGGAGATACGTTGACTTTGGAGCTGGAAGTCACCCGCTTGAAAGGGCCGATCGGCAAAGGCCGGGGTACGGCGCGAGTGGGCGACGTTGTCGTCGCTGAAGGCGAGCTTATGTTCGCTCTTTCCGATCCGTCGAAAAGCTAA
- a CDS encoding CDP-alcohol phosphatidyltransferase family protein: MNVPNMLTMSRFVLIPLFLILYLNDQSIAALCVLLVAGLTDILDGYIARRSGQVTLTGSMLDPLADKLTMLSVILALLIKNVLPLAAFIVMAFRELVMIIASAIFHFRGLKTVPANLLGKATTVIYYAAITLLFLEQSIGVDVLWFGIALSFLASIIYFMKFRNLNRAS, encoded by the coding sequence ATGAATGTACCCAATATGCTGACGATGTCCCGATTTGTGTTAATCCCCTTGTTTTTGATCTTGTATTTGAACGATCAGTCGATCGCGGCTTTGTGCGTATTATTGGTAGCTGGATTAACGGATATATTGGATGGATACATCGCCCGTCGAAGCGGACAAGTTACGTTAACCGGCAGCATGTTGGATCCTTTAGCGGATAAGCTTACGATGTTATCCGTCATTCTGGCGCTTCTAATCAAGAACGTGCTTCCGTTGGCGGCATTTATCGTGATGGCATTCCGTGAACTGGTCATGATTATCGCTTCGGCGATTTTTCATTTCCGCGGCTTAAAGACGGTGCCGGCCAACTTGCTTGGCAAAGCGACCACCGTCATTTATTACGCGGCGATTACATTGCTATTCTTGGAACAATCCATAGGAGTAGACGTATTATGGTTCGGAATCGCTTTGTCTTTCTTGGCTTCGATCATTTATTTCATGAAATTCAGAAACTTAAACCGGGCATCTTAA
- a CDS encoding DUF5693 family protein produces the protein MPQWLNTWNTRLAKWLWWVVLLGVVAALPVMYARVQTETSADKVAIVMDYRDLLQVGNTQVNPQAFVQEQLKLLKDAGVNGMAVFESTLEELSWAGEINVYNATQAALLEGRVSPPEDNGTYLVFNRPENEPVLRPIIEWAFRHHGAEVTNWSVKDRAGMRLSMGYDDAYLRAMQPNPIAMKMLKDAGFMIVPRLSDRFVPFDPVEVDKWLQSFEELGVTRVLFDGEAVTGYGKGIKFKGVQRFSSELKKHGIGVGIFENLKVPQKGMAKLANLLKYDAIRAHSVGEAEMNVIKKPVLEDRLVLGVKDRNIRLLYLNAASVRDSTKGQVTHPLQNIIDVLQGDEEEDSVGVVKQLKDFGFEIGEPKAFEVHKAPSEKILRGIAMLGAIALVALTVGLFIPSLLLPVLVAGGVGGAGLYVLNSTLMVQALALMTAIAAPTASVVLLIKRIRVLRESAEDQPISSVRRLGGAVILLVRTTILSLAAVPFIVALLNHISYSLVLQQFRGVNLLHLVPIGLVAIYVFLYGSSETVVGNARKILAMPLTVLWIAGVGILGAVGYYYLSRTGNGGQVTGIEMQFRSLMENTFGVRPRIKEFMGGHPLFFAGIFLALRYRWAMVLLVAGTIGQLSMVDTFAHIHTPFLLSLIRVFLGLGIGVLIGLAIIVVWQIGEKIWVKWLKSSRFIA, from the coding sequence GTGCCCCAGTGGCTGAATACTTGGAATACGAGATTGGCAAAATGGCTTTGGTGGGTCGTACTGCTTGGAGTTGTGGCGGCGCTTCCCGTTATGTACGCAAGAGTGCAGACGGAAACTTCCGCGGATAAAGTCGCTATCGTAATGGACTACCGGGACCTGTTGCAGGTCGGAAATACGCAAGTAAATCCGCAAGCATTCGTACAGGAGCAATTAAAGCTGCTGAAAGATGCGGGCGTGAACGGAATGGCCGTATTTGAAAGCACGTTGGAGGAACTGTCTTGGGCAGGCGAAATAAACGTGTACAATGCCACTCAGGCGGCTTTGCTTGAGGGACGCGTTTCCCCTCCGGAGGATAACGGCACTTATTTGGTCTTCAATCGACCGGAGAACGAGCCGGTGCTTCGTCCGATCATTGAGTGGGCGTTCCGTCATCATGGTGCGGAAGTTACGAATTGGTCCGTTAAAGACCGTGCGGGAATGCGTCTAAGCATGGGATATGACGATGCCTATTTACGCGCGATGCAACCGAACCCGATAGCTATGAAAATGCTTAAGGATGCCGGGTTCATGATCGTTCCGCGCTTGTCGGACCGTTTTGTTCCGTTCGACCCGGTCGAAGTGGACAAGTGGCTTCAATCGTTCGAGGAGCTCGGCGTTACCCGAGTGCTTTTCGATGGGGAAGCGGTCACGGGGTATGGCAAAGGAATTAAGTTCAAAGGCGTGCAACGCTTCTCGAGCGAATTGAAGAAACACGGGATCGGCGTGGGGATATTCGAGAACTTGAAGGTCCCTCAGAAAGGGATGGCGAAGCTAGCCAACCTGCTTAAATACGATGCGATCAGAGCTCACTCCGTTGGAGAAGCCGAAATGAACGTAATCAAGAAGCCGGTGTTAGAGGATCGGCTCGTGCTTGGCGTAAAAGATCGCAATATTCGTTTGTTGTATCTGAACGCGGCGTCCGTCAGGGACTCGACCAAAGGTCAAGTCACGCATCCGTTGCAAAACATCATCGACGTATTGCAAGGAGACGAGGAAGAAGACTCCGTAGGCGTCGTGAAACAACTGAAAGATTTCGGCTTCGAAATCGGGGAGCCTAAAGCATTCGAGGTGCATAAAGCTCCTTCGGAGAAAATTTTACGTGGAATCGCGATGCTTGGCGCGATCGCGCTAGTCGCATTAACCGTAGGATTGTTTATTCCATCTCTATTGTTGCCTGTTCTCGTAGCCGGAGGAGTCGGGGGAGCGGGATTGTACGTGCTCAATTCCACTCTAATGGTACAAGCCTTGGCATTAATGACGGCGATTGCCGCGCCGACGGCTTCGGTCGTGCTGCTCATTAAGCGGATCCGGGTACTCAGGGAAAGCGCGGAAGATCAGCCGATTTCAAGCGTGCGCCGTTTAGGGGGCGCAGTGATCCTTCTCGTTCGGACGACGATTCTATCGCTTGCGGCCGTTCCTTTTATCGTAGCTTTGCTTAATCACATCTCCTATAGCTTGGTGCTGCAGCAGTTCCGTGGCGTGAACTTGCTTCATTTGGTTCCCATCGGGTTGGTGGCGATTTACGTATTCTTGTATGGATCCAGTGAGACGGTCGTGGGCAACGCGAGAAAAATTCTGGCAATGCCGCTGACGGTTTTGTGGATCGCGGGTGTGGGTATTCTTGGCGCGGTAGGTTACTATTATTTGTCCAGAACGGGCAATGGCGGCCAAGTGACGGGGATAGAAATGCAATTCCGTTCGCTGATGGAAAATACTTTCGGCGTGCGGCCGCGTATTAAGGAATTCATGGGCGGTCATCCGTTGTTCTTCGCGGGAATTTTCTTGGCGCTCCGGTATCGTTGGGCGATGGTACTTCTTGTTGCCGGTACGATCGGACAGTTGTCGATGGTGGATACATTCGCGCATATTCATACTCCGTTCTTGCTGTCTCTCATTAGGGTATTCCTCGGTCTTGGCATCGGCGTTCTGATCGGATTAGCGATCATAGTCGTATGGCAAATTGGCGAGAAAATATGGGTTAAATGGCTGAAGAGTTCTAGGTTTATTGCTTAG
- the csaB gene encoding polysaccharide pyruvyl transferase CsaB — protein MTGNAGKTYRLVLSGFYGFRNSGDEAVLKSILTALDEAADHAGIKLKPIVLSGDPEWTSKQYGVEAVHRMKLRDVRRALKNSDGLISGGGSLLQDATGLGSIPYYLGIMALARWCGKPTFVYAQGIGPVNRKMFEPFIARAFRKAAYVSVRDEESATLLRRYGVPPARIDVVPDPVMGLPAWAAAGEDVASPASGGGSYVESASAKRADLVEDTPPVVGVSVRFWRGDRADLDRAAAALEALAGRHRVRLRFLPFHRGADEDASRYVMERLGSAGASAELAPAHDDPQQMLREVGRCALLIGMRLHSLIYAANQNVPLLGLSYDPKIDQFLQRLGQRAVGTTEELDTEYMSQQAVEILRDPERWHQACDAAIARLKKEAGKPSKQIVSLIRK, from the coding sequence GTGACGGGTAACGCCGGAAAGACATACCGATTGGTGTTGTCGGGGTTCTATGGTTTCCGAAATAGCGGGGACGAAGCGGTATTGAAGAGTATTCTGACGGCTTTGGATGAAGCGGCGGATCATGCGGGGATAAAGCTGAAACCAATCGTGCTTTCCGGAGACCCGGAATGGACGTCGAAACAATATGGCGTGGAGGCGGTCCATCGGATGAAGCTCCGGGATGTGCGACGGGCGCTTAAGAACAGCGATGGGCTGATCAGCGGCGGGGGAAGTTTGCTGCAAGATGCGACGGGGCTAGGCTCGATTCCGTATTACTTAGGGATTATGGCGTTGGCCCGTTGGTGCGGGAAGCCGACTTTCGTATATGCGCAGGGAATCGGACCGGTGAACCGGAAAATGTTTGAGCCTTTTATAGCTCGCGCGTTTCGGAAAGCGGCTTATGTTTCGGTGCGGGACGAGGAGTCGGCGACGCTGCTGAGGAGGTATGGCGTTCCTCCGGCGAGAATTGACGTGGTGCCGGATCCGGTTATGGGGTTGCCGGCGTGGGCTGCCGCCGGCGAGGATGTTGCGAGCCCAGCCAGCGGCGGCGGCTCGTATGTGGAGTCGGCGAGCGCAAAGCGCGCCGACCTGGTTGAGGACACGCCGCCCGTGGTGGGCGTGTCCGTCAGGTTCTGGCGCGGCGACCGCGCGGACTTGGACCGCGCGGCTGCCGCGCTTGAAGCGCTGGCAGGACGGCATCGCGTCCGGCTGCGCTTCCTGCCGTTCCATCGCGGCGCGGACGAGGATGCGTCCCGCTACGTGATGGAACGGCTAGGCTCTGCCGGGGCCTCGGCAGAGCTGGCCCCGGCGCACGACGACCCGCAGCAGATGCTGCGGGAGGTCGGCCGATGCGCGTTGCTCATCGGGATGCGCCTGCATTCGCTCATCTATGCGGCGAATCAGAATGTACCCCTTCTGGGGCTGTCATACGACCCTAAGATCGACCAATTCCTGCAGCGCCTCGGACAAAGAGCCGTCGGCACGACGGAGGAGCTGGATACGGAGTATATGTCCCAGCAGGCCGTCGAAATTTTACGCGATCCGGAGCGGTGGCATCAAGCTTGCGACGCTGCCATTGCGCGCCTAAAGAAGGAAGCGGGCAAGCCTTCGAAACAAATCGTGTCGCTCATACGTAAATAG
- a CDS encoding DNA-directed RNA polymerase subunit beta produces MTAPSRSNEQSNRSSGRVVARIIWMSIKMLIIPVFCVMALIVGLAVGYTVLGDKPLSDVFDSGTWKHMYDLVFAEGG; encoded by the coding sequence ATGACAGCACCTTCACGTTCGAATGAGCAAAGCAATAGATCCTCCGGTAGGGTCGTTGCCCGAATCATTTGGATGAGCATTAAAATGTTGATAATTCCTGTGTTTTGCGTTATGGCTTTAATCGTTGGATTGGCGGTAGGATACACCGTACTTGGGGATAAGCCTTTATCGGACGTATTCGATTCCGGCACCTGGAAGCATATGTATGATCTCGTGTTCGCGGAGGGCGGCTGA
- a CDS encoding WecB/TagA/CpsF family glycosyltransferase yields MKPKSKPYPTVSLYGVPFSKMNMKETVDYLARAIQTRRPHRVVTGNPIMLMVGMDNPSFHHTLATADLVVPDGSGVVWAARRLKEPVQERVAGYDLLHELLREGERHQWSAYLLGASADIIQTAHDKLKQQFPGIRFVGYRDGYFTDKEDGEVVAAIREANPDLLFVARATMNQEPWIEKYQSELGVPVVMGVGGSFDVVSGKLKRAPAFFRKLGMEWFYRLIQQPTRFKRMLVLPRFALKVIKDGDKVLKHNNPS; encoded by the coding sequence TTGAAGCCCAAATCGAAGCCGTACCCTACGGTGTCCCTGTATGGCGTACCTTTTTCGAAAATGAATATGAAAGAAACCGTGGATTATCTAGCCCGAGCTATTCAAACCCGACGTCCGCATCGAGTCGTCACGGGCAATCCGATCATGCTGATGGTGGGGATGGACAACCCGTCTTTTCATCACACGTTGGCGACCGCTGATCTCGTTGTTCCGGACGGTTCGGGCGTCGTATGGGCGGCTCGGCGTTTAAAAGAGCCCGTTCAAGAACGAGTGGCCGGTTACGACCTGCTGCACGAATTGCTTCGAGAGGGCGAGCGTCATCAATGGAGCGCATATTTGCTAGGGGCGTCCGCGGATATTATACAAACAGCGCACGATAAGCTAAAGCAACAGTTTCCAGGCATCCGTTTCGTGGGGTATAGAGATGGTTATTTTACGGATAAGGAAGATGGAGAAGTCGTAGCCGCAATCAGGGAAGCTAATCCGGATCTGTTGTTCGTGGCTCGCGCAACAATGAACCAAGAACCATGGATCGAGAAGTATCAGTCCGAACTCGGCGTTCCCGTCGTGATGGGCGTAGGGGGGAGTTTCGACGTCGTATCGGGTAAGCTCAAGCGAGCTCCGGCATTTTTTCGCAAACTCGGGATGGAATGGTTTTATAGGTTAATACAGCAACCAACCCGGTTCAAGAGGATGCTCGTATTGCCTCGATTTGCGCTCAAAGTGATTAAAGACGGAGATAAAGTCCTTAAACATAACAATCCATCGTGA
- a CDS encoding phospho-sugar mutase, translating to MATNPQFLYEAWLQDPNIDERTKDELRAIEGRGEEIEDRFYRDLEFGTGGLRGVMGAGTNRMNRYVIGKATQGFASFLLGESSAPSVVIAHDSRSNSDVYSLEAACVLAANGIRTYLFRSLRPTPQLSFAVRDLQATGGIVVTASHNPPEYNGYKVYGADGGQLVPHQAEQVIQQIRQVESFDQVKRLSQEQAEAQGLLVWLDDEADQRFIDTVVAQTVQPELIKTGAGAALGVVFTPLHGAGNIPIQRVLEQAGFSNVHVVAEQEQPDGQFPTVKSPNPEEQEAFTLAIKLANEVGADIIVGTDPDCDRMGAVVKNDKGEFVVLTGNQSGALMVNYLLSNLQAQGKLPTNGAVIKTIVTSEMGADIAASYGCEVFSTLTGFKYIGELMTRFEATGSHSFLFGYEESYGYLTGTYARDKDAVVASLLICEAAAYYKALGKTLYEVLLELYAKHGTYLEKLESRTLKGKDGVAQIGAIMDDWRCNPPEEIAGVTVVQSLDYAKGLDGLPAENVLKFLLADGSWFCLRPSGTEPKIKIYFAVRSTGLDEATAALKQLVDSVMARVDSQA from the coding sequence ATGGCTACCAATCCGCAGTTCTTATATGAAGCTTGGCTACAGGATCCTAACATAGACGAACGGACGAAAGATGAATTACGGGCGATCGAGGGTCGCGGCGAAGAAATCGAGGACCGGTTTTACCGCGATCTCGAATTCGGTACCGGCGGACTTCGCGGAGTGATGGGCGCGGGAACGAATCGGATGAACCGCTATGTGATCGGTAAAGCGACTCAAGGATTCGCGAGTTTCCTGCTCGGGGAATCCTCCGCGCCTTCCGTCGTCATCGCGCATGATTCACGCAGCAATTCCGACGTGTACTCCTTGGAAGCTGCTTGCGTACTTGCGGCGAACGGCATTCGCACTTACTTGTTCCGCTCCCTGCGGCCGACTCCGCAGCTCTCGTTCGCGGTTCGCGATCTGCAAGCGACAGGCGGAATCGTCGTGACGGCGAGTCACAACCCGCCCGAATATAATGGATACAAGGTATACGGAGCGGATGGCGGGCAACTCGTGCCGCATCAAGCCGAGCAAGTGATCCAACAAATACGGCAGGTCGAATCTTTCGATCAAGTGAAACGTTTGTCGCAAGAACAAGCCGAGGCTCAAGGCCTGCTGGTCTGGCTAGACGATGAAGCCGATCAGAGGTTCATCGATACGGTCGTAGCGCAGACGGTACAGCCTGAGTTAATTAAGACGGGCGCAGGCGCAGCGCTGGGCGTAGTCTTCACTCCTTTACACGGAGCTGGTAACATTCCGATCCAACGGGTGCTAGAGCAAGCTGGATTTTCCAACGTTCATGTCGTAGCGGAGCAAGAGCAGCCGGACGGACAGTTTCCTACGGTTAAATCTCCGAACCCTGAGGAGCAAGAAGCGTTTACGCTGGCGATCAAGCTCGCGAACGAAGTCGGAGCGGATATTATCGTAGGCACCGACCCCGACTGCGATCGGATGGGAGCCGTCGTGAAGAACGACAAGGGAGAGTTCGTCGTACTGACGGGCAATCAATCCGGCGCGCTCATGGTCAACTACTTGCTATCGAATTTGCAAGCTCAGGGTAAACTACCAACTAACGGTGCCGTCATCAAGACGATCGTTACGAGCGAGATGGGCGCGGATATCGCTGCATCTTACGGCTGCGAAGTGTTCAGCACGCTAACGGGCTTCAAATATATCGGCGAATTGATGACGCGGTTCGAAGCGACCGGATCTCATTCTTTCTTATTCGGCTATGAAGAAAGCTATGGCTATTTGACGGGCACTTACGCGCGTGATAAGGATGCCGTAGTGGCCTCGTTATTGATTTGCGAAGCGGCCGCTTATTATAAGGCGCTAGGGAAAACCTTGTATGAAGTGTTGCTCGAGCTCTATGCCAAGCACGGCACTTATCTTGAAAAGCTTGAATCCCGCACGCTTAAGGGGAAAGACGGCGTAGCGCAGATCGGGGCGATCATGGATGATTGGCGCTGTAATCCTCCCGAGGAGATCGCCGGCGTTACCGTCGTCCAATCGCTAGATTACGCCAAAGGATTGGACGGCTTGCCCGCCGAGAACGTTCTGAAGTTCCTGCTCGCGGACGGCTCGTGGTTCTGTCTGCGTCCATCGGGAACGGAACCGAAAATCAAGATTTATTTTGCGGTACGCAGCACGGGATTAGATGAAGCGACGGCTGCCTTGAAGCAACTCGTGGATTCGGTTATGGCTCGGGTCGATTCGCAGGCTTAG
- a CDS encoding flagellar hook-basal body protein: MNNSMITASVSMGALQQKLDMLADNFANANTVGYKRKSAVFEDILTSLNPHLEDFNQAGRRTPLGFTQGWGSRIAAIQTDMSQGVLKQTGNVTDIAIEGNALFEVRTGGDINGARAFTRHGPFQLMPDANGDRILVTNSGQQVVGNTGNGEDFIRVPAGYELTVGTDGTLTAVGGEGTTPINLGTLKLVQVTNSELLQAVADNLYGIPENVDPANVVRDVALLPNGETGISVLQGFVEQSNVNMADEMTDLMIVQRAYQLSARALSSSEQMMGMANSLRG, from the coding sequence GTGAACAACTCGATGATCACTGCGTCCGTCTCCATGGGCGCCCTTCAGCAGAAGCTGGATATGCTTGCTGATAACTTCGCGAACGCCAATACGGTGGGTTATAAACGTAAATCCGCGGTATTTGAAGATATTTTAACGAGCCTTAATCCGCATCTGGAGGATTTCAACCAAGCAGGCCGGCGGACTCCGCTAGGCTTCACGCAAGGATGGGGTTCGAGAATTGCCGCCATTCAAACGGATATGTCGCAAGGCGTGCTTAAACAGACGGGTAACGTGACGGACATCGCGATTGAAGGCAACGCATTGTTCGAAGTGCGCACGGGCGGAGACATAAACGGAGCCCGCGCGTTCACGCGGCATGGTCCGTTTCAATTAATGCCCGATGCGAACGGAGATCGGATACTCGTAACGAACTCCGGACAACAGGTCGTCGGAAATACGGGTAACGGCGAGGACTTTATACGCGTACCGGCAGGTTACGAACTAACCGTCGGAACCGACGGCACGTTAACGGCCGTTGGAGGCGAGGGTACTACCCCGATCAATTTAGGCACTCTCAAATTGGTTCAGGTGACCAATTCCGAGCTGCTGCAGGCGGTTGCCGATAATTTATACGGCATTCCGGAAAACGTGGATCCGGCAAACGTCGTGCGCGATGTTGCGTTGTTGCCTAACGGGGAAACCGGCATCTCCGTTCTACAAGGCTTCGTGGAGCAATCCAACGTAAACATGGCCGATGAAATGACCGATTTGATGATCGTACAACGAGCATATCAGTTGAGCGCGAGAGCTCTTTCCTCCAGTGAACAGATGATGGGAATGGCGAATAGCTTGCGCGGATAA
- a CDS encoding glycosyltransferase family 4 protein, with the protein MLGIGLISFIGAMALALVLTPLVKKLAVRIGAIDVPNQRKVHTRTMPRLGGVAIYAAFTVGLLLILPFVPEGALSAYDRNLISALLVGGTVIVLLGALDDKYDLSAKLKLLVQIGAACIVVFGFDVKINLLNIPFGSAMQPLGEWLSIPLTILWIVGVTNAINLIDGLDGLAAGVSGIAVATIMVMGIIMGNEAVILLSAVLLGAIGGFLFFNFHPAKIFMGDSGSLFLGFALATLSMLGFKQITIVSFVTPLLIIGVPLSDTFFAIVRRWIHKKPIFAPDKGHLHHCLQQLGFSHRKTVIIIYGIAAFFGTCAIVQSSVSNTGLGNWITFIVICALVFLLQIGAELIGIVDQTRRPVLDFLARLRMKPHTETRGK; encoded by the coding sequence ATGCTAGGTATTGGACTCATTTCATTCATTGGGGCAATGGCGCTTGCGCTTGTTCTAACGCCGCTCGTTAAGAAGCTGGCGGTTCGCATCGGCGCGATCGACGTGCCGAACCAACGTAAAGTTCATACAAGAACGATGCCCCGTCTGGGCGGCGTAGCGATCTATGCGGCGTTCACGGTGGGATTGCTACTTATATTGCCTTTCGTTCCAGAAGGAGCGCTAAGCGCTTACGACCGCAATTTGATTAGCGCTCTGCTGGTCGGCGGTACGGTTATCGTTTTGCTGGGGGCTCTGGATGATAAGTACGACTTGTCCGCCAAGCTCAAATTGCTCGTGCAAATCGGCGCGGCTTGCATCGTCGTATTCGGTTTCGACGTGAAAATCAACTTATTGAACATTCCTTTCGGTTCGGCCATGCAGCCGCTGGGCGAATGGCTCAGCATTCCGCTCACGATCCTCTGGATCGTCGGCGTCACGAACGCGATTAACTTAATCGACGGATTGGACGGGCTTGCGGCCGGCGTATCCGGCATCGCCGTTGCCACGATTATGGTGATGGGGATTATTATGGGTAATGAAGCCGTTATTTTGCTATCGGCAGTATTGCTTGGTGCAATCGGAGGTTTCCTGTTCTTCAACTTCCATCCCGCGAAAATATTCATGGGAGACTCGGGCTCGTTGTTCCTCGGTTTCGCCTTGGCGACGTTGTCCATGCTCGGATTCAAACAAATCACGATCGTTTCCTTCGTTACTCCTTTGCTCATCATAGGCGTACCGTTGTCCGACACCTTCTTCGCCATCGTGCGTCGCTGGATTCACAAGAAGCCGATCTTCGCTCCGGACAAAGGACATCTGCATCACTGCTTGCAGCAACTTGGATTCAGCCATCGGAAAACCGTTATTATCATATACGGAATCGCCGCTTTCTTCGGAACATGCGCGATCGTTCAATCGTCTGTATCGAATACTGGTTTAGGGAACTGGATCACGTTTATCGTTATATGCGCTCTCGTGTTCTTATTGCAGATCGGTGCCGAGCTTATCGGAATCGTCGACCAGACTCGCCGCCCCGTTCTCGATTTCCTGGCAAGACTTCGGATGAAGCCTCATACGGAAACTCGGGGGAAATAA
- a CDS encoding S-layer homology domain-containing protein has product MLIKGGDIKSVAMEKIDFDSDNDGLIDYPNAYRYFVTGLKAGKVNKIEMTISNANDVSKETLEIKYVPTNIPGAGFLETMKSSHKQFDGSLSLKFPKGTTLIRQDFNVPQNLKNQIFDGHKVMFAIANPEDGVVDRREYETLPANFDLILQSFGTRFNVSFPTHFIKSSPVFWIDAGLADDPVTNTYDPLKFGVDPYQFPGAKGPGGGDIPTYDNRPDNRQLVTSKIGTLELKYDENMRDTVGTIITAFRYDVKNKYWENVGGVVDTKKHTITVPFSQFGYYVVGKMVYSFYDITQHPYAKNYLEAIYAKGVMNPISYDQFGADLPTSRGEFARMMVKAIDIPLNYELSKSHFDDVPYTINPDALWDFRYVETAARQGLIRGTTPRAFEPSASVSREQAAVIIARTLNMKLDTDSKKIDASLQKLFKDYAQIEFYARPAVLAVAKKGFILGTPVDPADPKKGNVFEPKSNLLRSDSAILVARVLADKKRLPKLN; this is encoded by the coding sequence GTGTTGATCAAAGGCGGAGATATCAAGTCGGTTGCCATGGAGAAGATTGATTTTGACAGTGATAACGACGGTTTGATCGATTATCCGAATGCTTATCGCTATTTCGTTACGGGATTAAAAGCCGGTAAAGTCAACAAAATCGAAATGACGATATCGAATGCGAACGACGTTTCCAAAGAAACACTGGAGATTAAATATGTACCTACGAACATTCCGGGCGCCGGTTTCTTGGAGACGATGAAGAGTAGCCATAAGCAATTCGATGGTAGTTTGAGTCTGAAGTTCCCTAAAGGTACGACTTTGATTAGACAAGACTTCAACGTACCGCAAAATTTGAAAAACCAAATTTTCGACGGTCACAAAGTGATGTTCGCCATTGCCAACCCTGAAGACGGTGTCGTCGATCGGCGCGAGTATGAAACATTACCGGCCAACTTCGATTTGATTCTTCAGAGCTTCGGCACTAGATTTAACGTATCGTTTCCTACGCACTTTATTAAATCCAGTCCGGTATTCTGGATTGATGCCGGTCTTGCCGATGATCCGGTAACGAATACTTATGATCCGTTGAAATTCGGGGTCGACCCTTATCAATTCCCGGGAGCCAAGGGGCCGGGAGGAGGCGACATCCCGACCTATGATAACCGTCCTGACAACCGACAACTCGTGACTTCAAAGATTGGCACACTGGAACTTAAATACGATGAGAATATGCGGGATACAGTGGGAACGATCATTACCGCTTTCCGTTATGACGTGAAGAATAAGTACTGGGAGAACGTTGGCGGCGTAGTTGACACGAAGAAACACACGATTACCGTTCCATTCTCGCAATTCGGTTATTACGTAGTCGGAAAAATGGTTTACTCTTTCTACGATATTACCCAGCACCCTTATGCGAAGAACTATTTGGAAGCGATCTATGCTAAAGGCGTCATGAATCCAATAAGTTACGATCAATTCGGCGCTGATTTACCTACCAGCCGTGGAGAGTTTGCGCGCATGATGGTTAAAGCGATAGACATTCCATTGAACTATGAGCTGAGTAAGTCTCATTTCGATGATGTGCCGTACACCATTAACCCCGATGCATTATGGGATTTCCGGTATGTAGAGACGGCTGCACGTCAAGGACTTATTAGAGGTACAACGCCAAGGGCGTTTGAACCAAGCGCGTCAGTGTCCAGGGAACAAGCGGCTGTCATTATCGCAAGAACGCTGAATATGAAGTTGGATACAGATAGCAAGAAAATTGACGCGTCTCTGCAAAAACTATTTAAAGACTACGCGCAAATCGAATTTTATGCCCGACCTGCCGTATTGGCAGTGGCCAAGAAAGGATTTATCTTAGGCACGCCGGTCGATCCGGCCGATCCTAAGAAGGGCAACGTATTCGAACCGAAATCGAATCTGCTCCGTTCGGATTCGGCTATCTTGGTTGCAAGAGTACTTGCGGATAAGAAACGTTTACCGAAATTAAACTAG